The Brassica napus cultivar Da-Ae chromosome C7, Da-Ae, whole genome shotgun sequence genome has a segment encoding these proteins:
- the LOC106363754 gene encoding uncharacterized protein LOC106363754 codes for MEPLSRDLSATKTQSAVIEGAARDSVAVQNKSSPVEEEEKYESCKENISIDSQLQEKHPGAVETLPGSDTDEDDNSVESGGKRLHKKSQKIRGVYTPDARLKGLFMSEKKTECRPLPKTSRAILKKFRDILSENLVQFKIKTSRILTNSFFLDIATPGKWLSDEHMHLIMQMLWRRRGSVLQKDRMVMFDPYFMKIITSNWPAFNEADDKLDFDWGTNIAAHITGKCRGNNLKLELGRDVDMVYAPMHWGRNHWVGLCINLRTSNVTVLDSFITENPTEADVDVQMTPIMKSLPYILEQYVRHLSQKKGGDCAPCAAKFMEMHSNGDGKEEMCWIIDKIVDKFREQYAMDCYEEFIGDYRVANEASMK; via the exons ATGGAACCTCTTTCCAGAGACTTAAGTGCTACAAAAACTCAGTCAGCTGTTATTGAGGGCGCTGCACGTGATTCGGTGGCCGTTCAAAATAAAAGCTCCCCggttgaggaggaggagaagtaTGAAAGTTGCAAAGAAAACATCTCCATTGATTCCCAGTTGCAAGAGAAACATCCTGGAGCTGTAGAAACCTTGCCTGGTTCTGACACAGATGAGGACGACAATTCAGTGGAGAGTGGTGGTAAACGTCTGCACAAAAAATCCCAGAAAATTCGTGGAGTGTACACCCCTGATGCAAGGTTGAAAGGGTTGTTCATGAGCGAGAAGAAGACTGAGTGTAGGCCCCTACCCAAGACAAGTCGTGCTATTTTAAAGAAGTTTAGGGATATTCTTAGTGAAAACCTCGT GCAGTTCAAAATCAAGACCTCTCGCATTCTCACGAATTCTTTCTTCCTTGACATAGCTACACCCGGGAAATGGTTGTCCGACGAG CACATGCATTTGATAATGCAAATGTTGTGGAGGCGTCGTGGGAGTGTTCTGCAGAAAGACCGGATGGTAATGTTCGATCCGTACTTTATGAAGATCATTACCTCGAACTGGCCCGCTTTCAATGAAGCTGATGATAAATTGGATTTTGATTGGGGCACAAACATAGCAGCTCATATTACAGGAAAGTGTAGGGGAAATAACCTTAAGTTGGAACTTGGTCGCGATGTCGACATGGTGTACGCTCCAATGCATTGGGGGAGGAATCATTGGGTTGGTCTTTGTATTAACTTGCGGACTTCTAACGTCACCGTCCTTGATTCGTTCATCACTGAGAATCCAACTGAAGCAGATGTTGATGTGCAGATGACTCCTATTATGAAGTCCTTACCATATATACTTGAGCAATATGTCAG GCATCTATCACAAAAAAAGGGTGGTGACTGTGCGCCTTGCGCCGCTAAGTTTATGGAGATGCATTCTAATGGTGATGGGAAAGAAGAGATGTGTTGGATAATAGACAAAATTGTGGATAAATTTCGTGAACAGTATGCAATGGACTGCTACGAGGAGTTCATTGGCGATTATCGGGTTGCAAACGAGGCCAGTATGAAGTAG
- the LOC106368866 gene encoding pentatricopeptide repeat-containing protein At2g17210 gives MCSKLQALSSRIKQASSNGKWREVLSSYSEIETTSGTQLDDPFLFPIVFKACGKLSWLSRGRCIHASLYKRGFESFVSVGNSIADFYMKCGDLCSATRAFDCMTSRDSVSWNVVVFGFLDHGFDEEGLRWFSKSRVWGFEPNVSTLVLVIHAYRSLRWYADGEKIHSYVIRSGFYGVSSVQNSISSLYAECDSSNARKLFDEMSERDVISWSVVIRSYVQSQEPVCGLMLFQEMVNEGKTEPDSVTVTSVLKACAVLEDVNMGRSVHGFSIRKGFDLGDLFVRNSLIDMYSKGFDVDSAFRVFDETTCRNSVSWNSILAGFVHNQRYEEALKMFGLMRKEAVEADEVTLVSLLQVCKFFEQPLPCKSVHCVMIRFGYESNEVALSSLIDAYTSCSLVDDARAVFESMAYKDVVSCSTMISGVARSGRPDEAISIFCQMKDKPNAVTVVNLLDACSVSADLRKSKWAHGIAIRRGLATADISVDTSIVDAYAKCGAIEMARRAFNLVPRKNVVSWTVIISAYAINGLPERALASFEEMKREGYAPNAVTYLAVLSACNHGGLIKQGLMIFKSMFKYHNKPSLQHYSCLVDLLSRAGEIETAMELIKNLPEDVKPGASAWGSILSGCRNRLKSGIITTEAIAEVLELEPLCSSGYLLASSVFAAEKSWEDVASMRRLVKERKVRVVAGYSTVLEGTMSRRFLAGEKLNQSDCEINTVVQSLHRCLTSENSMEWISTKVF, from the coding sequence ATGTGTTCAAAGCTACAAGCTTTGTCCTCGAGGATCAAGCAAGCTTCCTCCAATGGAAAATGGCGGGAAGTGCTCTCTAGTTATTCAGAGATAGAGACGACATCTGGAACTCAACTTGACGACCCTTTCCTCTTCCCCATCGTTTTCAAAGCTTGTGGTAAGCTCTCATGGCTGTCACGAGGCAGATGCATCCACGCGAGTCTGTACAAGAGAGGGTTTGAGTCTTTTGTCTCCGTCGGGAACTCCATCGCTGACTTCTACATGAAATGCGGAGACTTGTGTTCCGCCACGCGAGCGTTTGACTGTATGACCTCGAGAGACTCTGTTTCTTGGAACGTCGTCGTTTTCGGGTTTCTCGATCATGGTTTCGATGAAGAAGGGCTACGGTGGTTTTCGAAGTCGAGAGTTTGGGGCTTTGAGCCTAATGTTTCGACATTGGTTCTTGTGATTCACGCGTATCGTAGTTTGCGATGGTACGCTGATGGAGAGAAGATTCACAGCTACGTGATCCGTAGTGGATTTTATGGGGTTTCCTCTGTTCAAAATTCGATCTCGTCCTTGTATGCAGAATGTGATTCATCAAACGCACGCAAACTGTTCGACGAAATGTCTGAAAGAGATGTTATTTCATGGAGTGTTGTGATCAGAAGTTATGTGCAAAGCCAAGAACCTGTTTGTGGGTTGATGTTGTTCCAAGAGATGGTTAATGAGGGGAAAACAGAGCCTGATAGTGTAACCGTGACAAGTGTTCTCAAGGCATGTGCTGTTCTTGAGGATGTTAATATGGGAAGATCAGTTCATGGGTTTTCTATACGTAAAGGGTTTGATTTGGGGGACTTGTTTGTGCGCAATTCACTCATCGATATGTATTCCAAAGGGTTTGATGTTGATTCAGCGTTTAGAGTATTTGATGAGACGACTTGTAGAAACAGTGTGTCATGGAATTCGATTTTGGCCGGGTTTGTACACAACCAAAGGTATGAAGAGGCTCTTAagatgtttggtttgatgagaaAAGAGGCGGTTGAAGCTGATGAAGTTACTCTCGTGAGTCTTCTTCAGGTTTGCAAGTTCTTTGAGCAGCCATTGCCCTGCAAGTCAGTACACTGCGTGATGATCCGGTTTGGATATGAGTCTAACGAAGTTGCCTTGAGCTCTTTGATTGATGCATATACAAGCTGCAGTCTTGTTGATGATGCAAGAGCCGTGTTTGAGTCGATGGCGTACAAGGATGTGGTGTCATGTAGCACAATGATCTCTGGAGTAGCTCGTTCTGGAAGACCAGATGAAGCCATTTCAATCTTCTGTCAGATGAAGGATAAGCCCAACGCCGTCACCGTGGTTAATCTTCTTGACGCATGCTCTGTTTCAGCAGACTTGAGAAAATCCAAATGGGCACATGGAATAGCTATCCGGAGAGGCTTAGCCACAGCTGACATCTCAGTTGATACCTCCATTGTTGACGCATACGCAAAATGTGGCGCCATAGAAATGGCGAGGAGAGCATTCAATCTAGTCCCTAGGAAAAACGTCGTCTCTTGGACAGTGATCATATCAGCGTACGCTATAAATGGTTTACCGGAGAGAGCATTAGCATCGTTTGAGGAAATGAAACGAGAAGGTTACGCACCAAACGCTGTGACTTATCTGGCGGTTTTATCAGCTTGTAATCATGGAGGACTGATCAAGCAAGGTCTCATGATCTTCAAATCAATGTTTAAATATCACAACAAACCTTCGTTGCAGCATTACTCTTGTCTTGTTGACTTGCTTAGCCGAGCTGGAGAGATTGAAACAGCCATGGAACTAATCAAGAACCTTCCTGAAGACGTAAAACCCGGGGCTAGTGCTTGGGGATCAATTCTTAGCGGCTGCAGGAACCGTTTGAAAAGTGGGATCATTACCACAGAGGCAATAGCTGAGGTTCTTGAGCTTGAACCCTtgtgttcttcagggtatttgCTAGCGTCCAGCGTGTTCGCTGCAGAGAAATCGTGGGAAGATGTAGCGTCAATGAGGAGGTTGGTGAAGGAGAGAAAAGTTCGGGTCGTTGCAGGTTATAGCACGGTTCTTGAAGGAACCATGTCTAGGAGGTTCTTGGCGGGAGAGAAGCTAAACCAAAGTGACTGTGAGATAAATACCGTCGTTCAGAGTCTTCATAGATGCTTGACATCAGAAAATTCAATGGAATGGATCTCAACGAAAGTTTTTTAG
- the LOC106363756 gene encoding uncharacterized protein LOC106363756, with amino-acid sequence MGLLDHGLCLFSHLTVLLNGNSHGFIKPERGIRQGDPLSPFLFILCAEALVNSLNIPEATGRIQGIKLSPACPSVHHLLFADDSLLMCKANSMEATEILECLKNDGEASGQVINLQKSSIIFGAKVPDNIKEEVKNVLGIVQEGGEGSYLGLPECFSGSKRKLLSFIREILQGRLKGWFSKSLSQGGKEILLKSVALALPVFAMSCFKLPKDLCAKLTSAMIEFWWSNGTNKKKISWIAWQKLCKDKELGGLGFKDIEKFNQVLLAKQAWRVWKHHDSLLARILQHRYFPRSLFLECVPRAPRYRQDAIVDLTLTVDHLINPASKRWNETRVRQLFEEEDVSIVLNTRFNLRSGDSLVWGFSRSGFYDSKSGYKLLESIQELQSPTPQPLPPLEKKLWSDLWKTKTSPKLRHFLWRALSGALAVKERLRSRGINLDTTCPLCGLHQETICHLVKIKELDNLRGYVSLGYSRTYGKQGIASVLNREDSRQLPSTPKQLRNLPFGLSSFRKIRKNKVQPEYWIMSGLGKNLPWGS; translated from the exons atgggtttgttggatcaTGGCTTGTGTCTCTTCAGTCACCTTACGGTCTTACTAAACGGGAATTCTCATGGCTTCATCAAACCGGAACGGGGCATTCGTCAAGGGGATCCTCTCTCTCCGTTCTTGTTCATCCTCTGTGCAGAAGCTTTGGTAAATTCTCTAAACATTCCCGAAGCAACTGGACGCATTCAAGGAATCAAACTCTCACCGGCTTGTCCCTCAGTGCACCATTTActgtttgcggatgatagtttGCTTATGTGCAAAGCAAACTCAATGGAAGCAACTGAGATCTTAGAATGTCTGAAAAATGATGGAGAAGCTTCTGGCCAGGTAATTAATCTCCAGAAGTCATCTATAATATTTGGAGCAAAGGTACCAGACAATATCAAAGAGGAAGTCAAGAACGTCTTAGGCATTGTGCAAGAAGGTGGAGAAGGTTCTTATCTAGGACTTCCGGAATGCTTTAGTGGTTCGAAAAGGAAACTCCTTAGCTTCATCAGAGAGATACTACAAGGGAGGTTAAAGGGCTGGTTCTCCAAATCACTCTCCCAAGGAGGTAAAGAAATACTTCTGAAATCAGTAGCTCTCGCTCTTCCCGTGTTTGCAATGTCTTGTTTCAAATTGCCAAAAGATCTTTGTGCTAAGCTGACAAGTGCAATGATTGAGTTCTGGTGGAGCAATGGtaccaacaagaagaagatATCATGGATTGCTTGGCAGAAGTTATGTAAAGACAAGGAGTTGGGAGGACTGGGGTTTAAAGACATTGAGAAGTTCAATCAAGTGTTACTTGCGAAACAAGCTTGGAGAGTATGGAAACATCATGATTCCCTTTTGGCCCGAATATTACAGCATAGGTATTTCCCTCGGTCATTATTCTTGGAATGTG TTCCTAGAGCCCCGAGATATAGACAAGACGCCATTGTGGATCTGACCTTAACTGTGGATCATCTGATCAACCCTGCGTCAAAAAGGTGGAATGAGACTCGAGTGAGACAGctctttgaagaagaagatgtaagcATCGTCCTTAATACTCGTTTCAATCTACGGTCTGGTGATTCTTTGGTCTGGGGTTTCTCAAGAAGTGGTTTCTATGACTCCAAGAGTGGATATAAACTCCTTGAATCCATACAAGAGTTGCAATCTCCTACACCGCAGCCCCTTCCTCCTCTAGAGAAAAAGCTATGGAGTGACCTCTGGAAAACAAAAACATCTCCAAAACTCAGACACTTTCTGTGGCGAGCTCTCTCTGGTGCACTCGCAGTCAAAGAAAGGTTGAGATCAAGGGGTATCAACTTGGATACAACATGCCCTCTGTGTGGACTTCATCAGGAGACCATATGTCAT ttagtaaaaatcaaagaaTTAGACAATCTGAGAGGCTACGTTTCCCTTGGATACTCTCGCACCTATGGAAAGCAAGGAATAGCTTCTGTTTTGAACAGAGAAGATTCTCGGCAGCTACCATCTACTCCAAAGCAGCTGAGGAATCTTCCATTTGGTTTAAGCTCATTCAGAAAGATCAGGAAGAATAAAGTGCAACCAGAGTATTGGATAATGAGCGGGCTTGGCAAAAACCTCCCATGGGGTTCGTAA
- the LOC106363755 gene encoding uncharacterized protein LOC106363755, translating to MFPYLNEQSSPFVVSDSDEDKTASSMDSTAPTSPPVDAVDDGSSAQLPRRLFGPGFFPTGLRLNIYSKANVIGAVASVLAGLADIDVLIGSQFGRLFHLPAARCHNSTKLIGSLLYRQLITTRKYELWYTFSTHPLRFSLDEFHSITGLNCGAFDIEDSDPKATAGSIMWQKRFDTTVGDISVAQVLEMLRNPFLASWKRLRLALIALVDGVLCCTNKTLKLTPKYVEMLIDVPSFLNYPWGRLSFLHTLSRFLPPPVSKDIPDPLQELRIRLSQQTTACYGFLLALQLLAFEVVPQLLARIPDAGNTSTFLETLPLVRPL from the coding sequence ATGTTCCCATATTTAAATGAGCAATCATCTCCTTTTGTAGTTTCCGACTCTGACGAAGATAAAACGGCCTCCTCCATGGATTCCACGGCACCGACATCTCCACCGGTCGATGCCGTAGATGACGGTTCATCTGCACAATTGCCTAGAAGACTGTTTGGTCCAGGCTTTTTCCCAACTGGTTTGCGGCTGAACATATACTCCAAGGCCAACGTCATCGGGGCTGTTGCGTCTGTTCTAGCTGGTTTGGCGGACATTGACGTTTTAATCGGCTCTCAGTTTGGCAGATTGTTTCACCTACCTGCTGCTCGTTGCcacaactcaactaagctcatTGGAAGCCTCCTCTACCGTCAGCTTATTACGACACGAAAATACGAACTTTGGTACACCTTCAGTACTCATCCTCTTCGTTTCTCCCTAGATGAATTTCACTCGATAACTGGCTTGAACTGCGGCGCATTCGATATAGAAGATTCAGACCCTAAGGCGACTGCAGGTAGTATTATGTGGCAAAAACGTTTTGATACAACGGTGGGTGATATAAGCGTTGCTCAGGTTCTTGAGATGCTACGCAATCCATTTCTTGCCAGTTGGAAACGACTTCGTTTGGCTTTGATAGCTTTGGTAGACGGGGTTCTTTGTTGTACTAACAAAACCCTGAAGCTCACCCCCAAGTATGTCGAAATGCTCATTGACGTACCATCCTTCTTGAACTATCCATGGGGTAGACTCTCGTTTTTACACACCTTATCTCGTTTTTTGCCTCCCCCTGTCAGTAAAGACATCCCTGACCCGCTGCAAGAACTGCGGATCCGGTTATCTCAACAGACAACCGCATGCTATGGCTTTCTCCTAGCTCTCCAGTTGCTTGCTTTCGAAGTCGTGCCTCAGCTCTTGGCTAGAATTCCTGATGCAGGCAACACATCTACTTTTTTGGAGACCCTTCCGCTTGTGCGACCACTGTAG
- the LOC106363753 gene encoding uncharacterized protein LOC106363753 produces the protein MTQFPILDLPSVVQPLVVEREAKNSFADLYRLRSTCKSMRALADDGGVYASFDLYNYPWYLGTPHLLLRRCYEEGNPSTLYVKGVEYFYGLYRLDEGLRLLKRAADAGYERALYTYAMTCKIFLEDEEYFSRFTRESVGRMGMVVRNEDLVWFNNVNDRFITKRHLFMSTVVPLFYSCQCSPCLDRDWVLWYIEHRKAGDMCNRCFWIKVVALFLRDFRCCTGFSDFDTWQ, from the coding sequence ATGACACAATTCCCTATCCTCGATCTCCCTTCAGTGGTCCAACCATTGGTGGTCGAACGCGAAGCAAAGAACTCTTTCGCAGATCTCTATAGACTCCGATCTACTTGCAAGTCTATGCGTGCGTTGGCAGACGACGGTGGGGTGTATGCTTCCTTTGATTTATATAACTACCCTTGGTACCTTGGCACGCCGCATTTATTGTTAAGAAGATGCTATGAGGAGGGTAACCCAAGTACTCTTTACGTCAAGGGTGTGGAGTATTTCTATGGGTTATACCGTCTAGATGAAGGACTTCGTTTGTTAAAGAGGGCAGCGGATGCAGGATACGAGCGAGCGTTGTATACGTATGCAATGACTTGCAAAATTTTCTTGGAGGATGAGGAGTACTTTTCTCGTTTCACAAGAGAATCCGTTGGTAGAATGGGAATGGTGGTTAGAAATGAAGATCTGGTATGGTTCAACAACGTGAACGACCGGTTCATAACAAAGAGGCATTTGTTCATGTCAACAGTCGTCCCCTTGTTTTATAGTTGCCAGTGTTCACCATGCTTGGACCGGGATTGGGTTCTTTGGTACATTGAGCACAGAAAGGCTGGAGACATGTGTAATCGCTGCTTCTGGATTAAAGTAGTTGCTCTGTTTCTACGGGATTTTCGGTGTTGCACTGGTTTTTCTGATTTCGATACATGGCAGTAA
- the LOC106363752 gene encoding uncharacterized protein LOC106363752, translating into MSLEACIDGWKHLRKVLVVDGTHMFGKYKGVLLSASGQDADCRAFPIAFAVGESENSDSWKWFFERCAATFVAKDRWYPRAHHGICLEHLKRNVVEKYKGLQQKDMVASAGEAFKVSEFEKLYELIQLTDWRCWDYLEKIDRKLWTRSHFEGKRYNMMTSNIAESLNHARLPGRDSPIVALMEFIRRMLTRWFESRRCKISKMTGIVPKLIEQILVEQLVLCIGLLVFPCSTWEFEITHKATGFGFSVDLEKRTCLCIKFQMFGLPCRHAIAAASYRNMEYNFFVSQYHVKDTWSETVKGIILPVPNPEDIHIPADILKLLLFLPMTKRTKEGHVLKGNCQPERLQ; encoded by the exons ATGTCACTGGAGGCTTGTATCGATGGGTGGAAGCATTTACGGAAAGTCCTTGTGGTGGACGGAACCCACATGTTTGGGAAATACAAAGGGGTTTTGCTTAGTGCTAGCGGGCAAGACGCAGACTGCCGCGCATTCCCTATTGCTTTCGCAGTAGGTGAGAGCGAGAACTCGGACTCTTGGAAGTGGTTCTTTGAAAG ATGCGCTGCAACATTTGTAGCTAAAGATAGATGGTATCCGCGTGCACACCATGGTATTTGTCTTGAACACCTTAAGCGTAACGTGGTAGAAAAGTACAAAGGACTGCAGCAGAAGGATATGGTCGCCAGCGCCGGAGAGGCATTCAAAGTTTCCGAGTTTGAAAAGCTCTATGAGCTTATACAGCTTACGGATTGGAGATGTTGGGATTATTTGGAAAAAATCGACCGCAAGTTATGGACACGTTCACATTTCGAAGGAAAGAGATATAACATGATGACTTCAAATATAGCTGAATCGTTGAATCATGCGCGGCTGCCAGGCCGTGATAGTCCTATAGTGGCACTGATGGAGTTTATTAGACGGATGTTGACTCGATGGTTTGAGAGCAGGCGCTGCAAGATCAGTAAAATGACTGGAATTGTTCCTAAATTAATCGAGCAAATACTGGTCGAACAGTTAGTGTTGTGTATTGGCCTTCTTGTTTTCCCCTGTTCCACGTGGGAATTTGAAATTACACACAAGGCAactggttttggtttttctGTTGATTTGGAAAAACGAACTTGCTTATGCATTAAATTCCAGATGTTTGGACTGCCATGCCGACACGCTATTGCCGCTGCTTCTTATCGAAACATGGAGTACAACTTTTTTGTTTCACAATACCATGTGAAAGATACTTGGTCTGAAACAGTTAAGGGTATTATACTACCGGTTCCAAATCCAGAGGATATCCATATTCCAGCAGATATTCTAAAGCTCCTGCTTTTTCTACCAATGACCAAAAGAACGAAGGAAGGCCATGTATTAAAAGGAAACTGTCAGCCGGAGAGGCTCCAGTAA